A genomic stretch from Oscarella lobularis chromosome 11, ooOscLobu1.1, whole genome shotgun sequence includes:
- the LOC136193359 gene encoding uncharacterized protein → MKWHYTVCVAVLSAAIAFFAAVLDTNRYLDKCGEFNDSSGQTIDGKYVCWSNNVTSIGEMPGNVWRLGWGRSEPAWIYFCLLYVVFTIVHITTLTYRMIDRRRYEKEIGDYKKCDSLPMNFSAESSHIKATELRRLCLVLLFLTVLVILFQCIEVGKTMLCQRPKGEFWYHVLAAISMLCQGAQLYYEVQYLRDIRRPFTDPLKATFYIMAAYNLIRWGDTIANSLCKEDNDNGEILGYEVWKALRPILRSSIVFFRILSASIYFTLPLLEDEKKVEIVGRSLQVPAIQKRIAGLANYMVNIATSSISGNRENTKLRKRVCEQHLNCFRVASRVYFSYSATTAGQRRLTDTLSSLSFLGILVVILPSFAYAALHHTEGSDESKYAVQATLSSVSSLLCMWCLAIIPQWKSRDNRLTTNVDPFQERLSRRWVLEPEVITITLFGVSATILEILYCVFAHELKAKDEVKNVATATSAATALDCSLQMLLLLMVMFRKKLKKTITRGKYIATTYALALLFCISLSSIILNMQREEMDEFVKEKSVLHGFMALAVDFRVHSAFINFSMLKEFVERRFPEGLEVYDIEAEHERGEPLFVSSYGAMDSSALTCKGPGCTNPVYPGPEPYMVCKMCRQACCKDCCEILFSKTGICSCAFQMPN, encoded by the exons ATGAAATGGCATTACACTGTCTGTGTGGCAGTTCTGAGCGCTGCCATTGCTTTCTTTGCCGCTGTTCTTGACACAAACCGGTACCTGGACAAATGCGGCGAGTTCAACGACTCTTCTGGACAAACGATCGACGGAAAATACGTCTGTTGGTCCAACAACGTCACATCCATCGGGGAAATGCCGGGGAATGTTTGGCGGTTAGGCTGGGGGCGAAGTGAGCCCGCGTGGATTTATTTCTGCCTGCTTTACGTTGTTTTCACCATTGTGCACATAACTACATTAACGTACAGAATGATAGACAGACGAAGGTACGAAAAGGAAATAGGTGACTACAAGAAATGTGACTCTTTGCCCATGAACTTCTCGGCCGAAAGCTCTCATATCAAAGCGACAGAACTGCGCCGTCTTTGTTTAGTATTGCTGTTTCTCACAGTTTTAGTGATACTATTTCAGTGTATTGAGGTTGGGAAGACCATGCTTTGCCAAAGACCAAAGGGAGAGTTTTGGTATCATGTGCTTGCGGCAATTAGCATGCTTTGCCAAG GAGCTCAACTTTATTACgaagtacagtaccttcgGGACATACGACGGCCTTTCACTGACCCTCTAAAAGCGACTTTCTACATAATGGCTGCATACAACCTAATTCGCTGGGGTGATACTATTGCGAATTCACTGTGTAAAGAGGATAACGACAACGGCGAAATACTTGGCTATGAGGTATGGAAAGCACTGAGACCTATACTGAGATCGTCAATAGTTTTCTTCCGAATATTATCAGCGTCAATATATTTTACCCTGCCACTACTAGAAGATgaaaaaaaagtagaaataGTAGGCCGCTCTCTCCAAGTGCCAGCCATTCAAAAACGAATCGCCGGGCTAGCCAACTACATGGTGAACATAGCCACGTCAAGCATCAGTGGAAATCGGGAGAATACAAAGCTCAGAAAGCGAGTATGCGAGCAGCATCTAAACTGCTTTCGAGTTGCGAGCAGAGTCTACTTCTCTTATTCGGCTACAACAGCGGGCCAACGACGTCTTACTGACACCCTATCATCGCTTTCATTTCTTGGAATTCTTGTCGTCATTTTGCCCAGTTTTGCGTATGCAGCTCTGCATCATACCGAAGGGTCCGATGAGTCAAAGTATGCAGTGCAAGCTACATTGAGCAGCGTCTCTTCACTTCTCTGCATGTGGTGTCTAGCTATTATTCCTCAATGGAAAAGTCGAGATAACAGACTGACGACAAACGTCGATCCGTTTCAAGAGCGTCTAAGCCGAAGGTGGGTGCTTGAACCGGAAGTGATTACTATAACACTCTTTGGCGTGTCGGCAACTATACTGGAAATACTGTACTGTGTTTTTGCACATGAACTTAAGGCAAAAGATGAAGTCAAAAATGTTGCTACAGCTACCTCTGCTGCCACAGCTCTAGACTGTAGTCTGCAGATGCTGCTACTACTCATGGTGATGTTCAGAAagaaactaaagaaaacCATAACCAGAGGGAAGTACATAGCTACAACGTATGCTTTGGCGCTGCTATTCTGCATCTCTCTAAGTTCAATAATTTTGAATatgcaaagagaagaaatggacGAATTCGTTAAAGAGAAGTCCGTGCTGCACGGATTCATGGCTCTGGCGGTTGATTTTCGTGTTCATTCAGcctttattaatttttcgaTGCTAaaagaattcgtcgaacgacgatttcCAGAAGGACTGGAAGTATATGACATTGAAGCAGAGCACGAAAGAGGAGAACCGCTATTTGTTAGCAGTTACGGCGCTATGGACAGCTCAGCCCTAACCTGTAAGGGTCCAGGATGCACAAATCCCGTCTACCCGGGACCAGAACCGTATATGGTTTGCAAAATGTGTAGACAGGCCTGTTGCAAAGACTGCTGTGAAATCCTGTTTTCAAAAACTGGAATTTGCAGTTGCGCATTTCAGATGCCCAATTGA